From Thalassoglobus sp. JC818, the proteins below share one genomic window:
- a CDS encoding glutathione peroxidase encodes MKQLLTAAVLSTFVFVLATPGVAEEANVLQGKMKSLDGETVDLSTYDGKVVMVVNVASKCGATPQYEALQDLYETFKDDGLVVIGFPCNQFGSQEPGSAAQIREFCTSKYSVTFPLMEKIEVNGESASPIYKKLVKSDTKPKGAGPIGWNFEKFLINRDGVVIARFGTSTQPDDAEVVSAIRDALKKS; translated from the coding sequence ATGAAACAGCTACTCACTGCTGCGGTTCTTTCTACGTTCGTTTTTGTGCTGGCAACTCCGGGTGTCGCTGAGGAGGCAAATGTGCTTCAAGGGAAAATGAAATCACTGGACGGTGAAACTGTCGACCTGTCGACATACGACGGCAAAGTGGTCATGGTCGTCAACGTGGCCAGCAAGTGCGGTGCGACTCCACAATACGAAGCACTGCAGGATCTGTATGAGACATTCAAAGATGACGGGTTGGTCGTGATCGGATTTCCCTGCAACCAGTTCGGCAGTCAGGAGCCGGGAAGCGCTGCCCAGATTCGCGAGTTTTGTACCTCAAAATACAGCGTGACTTTTCCATTGATGGAGAAGATCGAGGTCAATGGGGAATCAGCTTCTCCGATCTACAAAAAACTTGTGAAGTCGGACACAAAACCGAAAGGCGCCGGTCCAATTGGTTGGAACTTCGAAAAATTCCTGATCAATCGAGATGGCGTAGTGATTGCCCGATTCGGAACGTCAACTCAGCCAGACGACGCGGAAGTTGTCTCCGCAATTCGTGACGCACTGAAAAAGAGCTAA
- a CDS encoding GNAT family N-acetyltransferase produces MTSDDTNSQQTACEHNLVVRRAQPEDIERIDLFLADFVAAERILPRTIDEMEQLIPTGFVAEVNDQIVGFVTLEIYSKKLAEVRSLCVRPIMQGQGIGKRLINACIDLARERNVFEVMAITSTDQFFLNCGFDFTLPGEKKALFLQTRDAP; encoded by the coding sequence GTGACATCTGACGACACGAACTCCCAGCAGACTGCATGTGAACACAACCTGGTCGTTCGTCGCGCCCAACCTGAAGACATTGAACGGATCGATCTCTTTCTCGCCGATTTCGTAGCGGCTGAGCGCATTCTGCCGAGAACCATCGACGAAATGGAACAGCTGATCCCGACTGGGTTCGTCGCCGAAGTGAATGACCAGATCGTGGGGTTTGTTACCCTGGAGATCTACTCAAAGAAGCTCGCAGAAGTCCGGTCATTGTGTGTTCGGCCGATCATGCAGGGTCAAGGAATCGGGAAGAGACTCATCAACGCATGCATCGATCTCGCGAGAGAACGCAACGTCTTTGAGGTCATGGCGATTACCTCCACCGATCAGTTCTTCCTGAACTGCGGCTTCGACTTCACACTCCCCGGCGAAAAGAAAGCGCTCTTTCTTCAAACCCGTGACGCTCCCTAA
- a CDS encoding co-chaperone GroES — translation MDEFVEPLGPRILIRKDESRHQTRGGIVLPDQAEIPTITGRVVEISTEVENDEDFPVAKYDKVLFHPKNAIPVDLEPNNVLFVVPIDDVVAVFRRQSNRPIEEADFENELDDDISDLSELDDNEEL, via the coding sequence ATGGATGAATTTGTCGAACCGCTTGGTCCCAGAATTCTGATTCGAAAAGACGAAAGCCGCCACCAGACGCGGGGCGGAATTGTTCTGCCCGATCAGGCTGAGATTCCCACAATCACCGGACGTGTTGTCGAAATCAGCACGGAAGTCGAGAACGACGAAGACTTTCCGGTTGCGAAATACGACAAGGTTCTGTTCCATCCGAAGAATGCCATTCCCGTCGATCTGGAACCGAACAACGTGCTGTTTGTGGTTCCGATTGACGACGTTGTCGCAGTCTTTCGACGTCAATCAAATCGTCCGATCGAAGAAGCTGATTTCGAGAACGAACTCGATGACGACATCAGCGATCTCTCGGAACTGGACGACAACGAAGAATTGTAG
- a CDS encoding PVC-type heme-binding CxxCH protein translates to MKQLMTLSLLVCSFAFCWTDRASSADDGFRPIFDGKTLDGWKGEDGWWKVVDGAIVGESTSDKPLNHNTFLVWDQGEVDDFELRLKFRISGTEKANSGIQFRGSLRDDGHVVGYQADIDRAGEWIGSLYDEATKRGPLAKRGHKSTITEEGKVVTEQVADPAELFEKIDLEDWNEYSITAQGNRLILKINGHVTADVTDNDPNGLDRSGVLALQLHSGPPMKIEFKDIQLKRLPLQVGFKKVVFVAGTPSHGYFSHEHNAGCKLLAKKLTESNANVVSAVYTNGWPKDPTAFDNADTVVSYCDGGGRHYLNDRLEDFDRLVQERGVGLVCLHYAVETVTGDPGEHFLDWIGGYFEVDWSVNPHWDGKFDEFPDHPIANGVEPFEINDEWYYHMRFQPDMAGVTPILSDLPPRESLNRPDGHHSGNPYVREAVLERKEPQHVAWAYEREDGKGRGFGFTGGHFHKNWQDDNFRKIVLNAILWTANAEVPAEGINSPTPTQEELEANQDYPKPDDRNTKAKPRKNRQPVAANQKEPSAKVSDQPAAASKILTSQTPGHAESLEADISGASKLFLVVTDGGNNFSCDWADWAEPKLVGDGTSKKLTDIKWKSATSDWGQVRVGQNAGGGELKINGKRVTDGIGTHANSIIEYDLPEGHSFKKFTVRAGLDNGGTEQGDGNATSVQFFVFTDARPSQEFLAKVTSSEGAALTESHESDQAVEQLKVHDDLAATLFASEPMMTNPASIDVDHLGRVWVCEAVNYRAFRNADVIGDRKQGDRILVLEDTNSDGKADQYSVFFEGHDVDSAHGILILPTPDGVGLRALVSANDSVFFLIDEDGDLKADRKEVLFSRIGGAQHDHGIHAFHFGPDGKLYFNFGNEGKQIHDKNGEPIVDQAGNVINNSRNPYQEGMVFRCNLDGSEMETLGWNFRNNWEVCVDSFGTMWQSDNDDDGNRGVRINYVMPYGNYGYKDEMTGAGWREYRTGWSDEIPLRHWHLNDPGVIPNLLQTGQGAPTGICLYEGDLLPEAFHGQPIHCDAGPNICRAYIAKRSGAGYTAEVVDILDGTANKWFRPSDVCVAPDGSLIVADWYDPGVGGHRMQDIERGRLFRVVPKGEGLEDKYTVSSLDVSTPAGAVAALSSPNMSRRYLGFTALMGMGEDALPELRKLWNSDKPYLRARALWAIGKLEIPADQRLEYVLAGMHNEDVDLQITAIRLARQILDVIPQEKYAGKVSLDNMDEALARELLITIREIDVPHEVELWGRLAKRYDGKDRWYLEALGIAADGQWDECLDAFVEQGGDLSSAAGREIIWRSRGTHTPELLAKLIRDSESSTANITRYFRAMDFQDTDSRKPVLLSLAFDELDGLDPSQSALIRAEALNRMQGFDIGSNPKYAEALRQSLDANHGTTQFVKLVDKFGVEDRFADLLMLAQNEPVSQLAVEAIQALYNHKQFKLISQALTSDDREVVDKTLSALETTADGRSNGPLLAILRDDSKPLFARRGAVKALGASLPGAKELLEIAKSGEFSPQIKDVLAATLNSAQWRSIREPAADVFPPPPGKDTTPLPSMSELVEMSGDLANGRVVFHTTGTCNKCHQVNGIGQEVGPDLSEIGKKLSRPAMFESILYPSAGISHNYENWMVLTLEGQVYSGLLVSESDTELKLKDEKGIIRSIPVISIEAKKKQDISLMPGDLQKLMTVEELVDLVDYLQTLKEKRS, encoded by the coding sequence ATGAAGCAGTTGATGACGTTAAGTCTGCTGGTGTGTTCGTTTGCATTCTGTTGGACGGACAGAGCAAGTAGTGCAGATGACGGTTTTCGTCCGATCTTCGATGGAAAGACGTTGGACGGTTGGAAAGGTGAGGATGGCTGGTGGAAGGTCGTCGACGGGGCCATCGTCGGCGAATCAACCTCCGATAAGCCGCTCAATCACAACACTTTTCTCGTCTGGGATCAGGGCGAAGTTGATGACTTCGAACTTCGCTTGAAGTTTCGAATTTCCGGCACTGAAAAGGCGAACAGCGGAATTCAATTCCGAGGATCGCTTCGGGATGACGGTCATGTCGTTGGATATCAGGCCGACATCGACCGGGCTGGTGAGTGGATCGGCTCTCTCTATGACGAAGCGACCAAACGCGGCCCCCTCGCTAAACGGGGACACAAATCGACAATCACCGAAGAAGGGAAAGTCGTTACGGAACAAGTCGCTGACCCGGCTGAGCTTTTCGAAAAGATTGATCTCGAAGATTGGAATGAGTACTCGATCACTGCTCAAGGAAATCGATTGATCCTCAAGATCAATGGTCATGTCACAGCTGACGTCACAGACAACGACCCCAATGGCCTCGATCGATCCGGAGTGCTGGCTTTGCAGCTGCACAGTGGACCACCGATGAAGATTGAATTCAAAGACATCCAACTGAAGCGATTGCCGCTTCAGGTTGGGTTCAAGAAAGTTGTCTTCGTCGCTGGGACTCCGAGCCATGGTTACTTCTCGCACGAGCACAACGCTGGTTGCAAACTGCTCGCGAAGAAGCTGACCGAGTCGAATGCGAATGTTGTCTCTGCCGTCTACACGAACGGATGGCCGAAAGATCCAACTGCCTTCGACAACGCTGATACTGTTGTCTCCTATTGCGATGGCGGCGGACGTCATTACCTGAACGATCGACTCGAAGACTTCGACCGTCTCGTCCAAGAACGCGGAGTCGGTCTCGTCTGCTTGCACTACGCTGTCGAAACAGTCACAGGAGATCCGGGTGAGCACTTTCTCGACTGGATTGGTGGATACTTTGAGGTCGACTGGTCCGTCAATCCGCATTGGGACGGCAAATTCGACGAGTTCCCCGACCATCCCATTGCCAATGGTGTTGAACCGTTCGAAATCAACGACGAGTGGTACTACCACATGCGATTTCAGCCTGACATGGCGGGCGTCACACCAATCCTTTCAGACTTGCCGCCACGTGAATCACTGAATCGACCTGACGGACATCACTCCGGCAACCCATACGTTCGTGAAGCAGTTCTGGAACGCAAAGAACCTCAACACGTCGCATGGGCTTACGAGCGGGAAGATGGCAAGGGACGAGGCTTTGGCTTTACCGGTGGACACTTCCACAAGAACTGGCAGGATGACAATTTCCGCAAGATTGTCTTGAACGCCATCCTTTGGACAGCCAATGCCGAGGTCCCTGCCGAAGGCATCAACTCCCCCACGCCAACCCAAGAAGAACTCGAAGCCAACCAGGATTACCCCAAGCCTGATGACAGAAACACAAAAGCCAAGCCACGCAAGAACCGTCAACCGGTCGCTGCGAATCAAAAAGAACCTTCAGCGAAAGTTAGCGATCAACCCGCTGCAGCTTCAAAGATCTTGACATCGCAAACTCCCGGCCATGCTGAATCTCTGGAAGCAGACATTTCTGGTGCTTCGAAACTTTTCCTCGTCGTGACTGATGGGGGGAACAATTTCTCGTGCGATTGGGCAGACTGGGCTGAGCCAAAACTCGTCGGAGATGGCACATCCAAGAAACTCACGGACATCAAATGGAAGTCTGCGACATCTGACTGGGGTCAGGTTCGCGTCGGCCAAAACGCTGGTGGCGGAGAACTGAAAATCAACGGCAAGCGAGTGACCGACGGAATTGGGACTCACGCCAACTCGATCATCGAGTATGACCTTCCTGAAGGTCACTCGTTCAAGAAGTTCACTGTCCGGGCTGGACTCGACAACGGCGGAACCGAACAAGGGGACGGAAACGCGACCAGTGTGCAGTTCTTCGTCTTTACAGACGCTCGACCGTCGCAGGAATTTCTGGCCAAGGTGACCTCCAGTGAAGGAGCTGCTCTCACTGAGAGTCACGAATCCGATCAGGCTGTTGAACAACTAAAAGTCCATGATGACCTCGCGGCGACCCTCTTCGCCTCGGAACCGATGATGACCAATCCGGCTTCCATCGATGTCGATCACCTCGGACGTGTCTGGGTGTGCGAAGCGGTCAACTATCGTGCTTTTCGAAATGCCGATGTGATCGGAGATCGGAAACAGGGAGACCGAATCCTCGTCCTTGAAGACACTAACTCTGACGGGAAAGCGGATCAGTACAGCGTTTTCTTCGAAGGGCACGACGTTGATTCCGCTCACGGAATCCTCATCCTCCCGACACCCGATGGTGTCGGATTGAGAGCACTCGTCTCAGCCAACGACTCCGTATTCTTCCTGATTGACGAAGACGGAGATCTCAAAGCAGATCGCAAGGAAGTTCTCTTCAGTCGGATCGGCGGGGCGCAGCACGATCACGGAATCCATGCTTTTCATTTCGGTCCTGACGGGAAGCTTTACTTCAACTTCGGAAACGAAGGCAAACAGATTCACGACAAAAACGGAGAACCGATCGTCGATCAAGCTGGCAACGTCATCAACAACTCTCGGAATCCGTATCAGGAAGGAATGGTCTTCCGCTGCAACCTTGATGGATCTGAGATGGAGACACTCGGTTGGAACTTTCGCAACAACTGGGAAGTCTGTGTCGACTCGTTCGGAACGATGTGGCAGTCGGACAACGACGATGACGGAAATCGTGGAGTGCGAATCAACTACGTGATGCCGTACGGAAACTATGGCTACAAAGATGAAATGACCGGAGCAGGTTGGAGGGAGTACCGAACCGGCTGGAGCGACGAAATTCCGCTACGGCACTGGCACCTCAACGACCCCGGCGTCATTCCCAACTTGCTGCAAACCGGTCAGGGTGCTCCGACCGGCATCTGCCTGTATGAGGGAGACCTGCTGCCGGAAGCGTTCCATGGTCAGCCAATCCACTGCGATGCGGGACCGAATATCTGTCGGGCATATATCGCAAAGAGATCAGGCGCCGGTTACACCGCTGAAGTCGTCGACATCCTCGACGGAACGGCCAACAAATGGTTTCGTCCGTCCGATGTCTGCGTTGCTCCGGATGGATCACTGATTGTCGCCGACTGGTACGATCCGGGCGTTGGAGGCCATCGCATGCAGGATATCGAGCGAGGCCGATTGTTTCGTGTCGTTCCGAAAGGCGAAGGACTCGAAGACAAATACACCGTCAGTTCGCTCGACGTTTCAACTCCAGCAGGAGCAGTCGCTGCCCTCAGCAGCCCGAACATGTCTCGTCGATACCTCGGCTTCACAGCATTGATGGGTATGGGAGAGGATGCACTTCCTGAGCTTCGAAAACTCTGGAACTCAGACAAGCCATACCTGCGCGCACGAGCTTTGTGGGCGATCGGCAAATTAGAAATCCCTGCTGATCAACGGTTGGAATACGTTCTCGCTGGAATGCACAACGAAGATGTCGACCTCCAAATCACTGCGATCCGACTCGCCCGTCAAATTCTCGACGTGATCCCGCAAGAGAAGTACGCAGGGAAGGTTTCACTCGACAACATGGACGAGGCTCTCGCTCGCGAACTGTTGATCACGATCCGAGAAATCGACGTTCCACACGAAGTCGAGTTGTGGGGACGCCTCGCCAAACGTTACGACGGCAAAGATCGTTGGTATCTCGAAGCCCTCGGAATTGCCGCTGACGGGCAGTGGGATGAATGTCTTGACGCATTCGTCGAACAGGGAGGTGATCTCAGTTCCGCAGCCGGTCGCGAAATCATCTGGCGGTCGCGTGGAACGCATACTCCCGAACTATTGGCGAAGCTCATTCGTGATTCGGAATCTTCAACCGCCAACATCACTCGTTATTTCCGGGCGATGGATTTTCAGGATACCGACTCCCGAAAACCTGTGCTTCTCTCACTGGCTTTCGATGAGTTGGACGGACTTGATCCATCCCAGTCTGCCTTGATTCGGGCGGAGGCACTGAACCGGATGCAAGGTTTTGATATCGGTTCAAACCCGAAATACGCCGAAGCACTTCGCCAGTCACTCGATGCCAATCACGGCACAACTCAGTTCGTGAAACTCGTCGACAAGTTCGGGGTGGAAGATCGATTCGCGGACCTGCTCATGTTGGCTCAAAACGAACCGGTGAGCCAATTGGCAGTCGAAGCGATTCAGGCACTCTACAATCACAAGCAGTTCAAACTGATTTCGCAGGCATTGACGAGTGATGACCGTGAGGTCGTTGACAAGACGCTCTCTGCTTTGGAAACAACTGCCGACGGCCGAAGCAATGGGCCGCTGCTCGCGATTCTTCGCGACGACTCAAAACCGTTGTTTGCTCGCCGTGGCGCAGTCAAAGCACTCGGTGCATCGCTTCCCGGTGCTAAGGAACTTCTCGAGATCGCGAAAAGCGGAGAGTTCTCGCCTCAGATCAAAGACGTTCTGGCAGCGACTTTGAACTCCGCACAGTGGCGATCGATCCGCGAACCGGCAGCGGATGTGTTTCCACCTCCTCCAGGCAAAGACACAACCCCGCTGCCATCGATGAGCGAACTCGTCGAGATGAGTGGAGATCTCGCCAACGGACGTGTCGTGTTCCACACCACCGGCACTTGTAACAAGTGTCATCAAGTAAACGGCATCGGACAGGAAGTCGGCCCGGACCTCTCGGAAATCGGCAAGAAACTCAGCCGCCCGGCGATGTTCGAGTCCATCTTGTATCCCTCAGCCGGCATCAGCCACAACTATGAGAACTGGATGGTCCTCACGCTTGAAGGCCAGGTTTATTCCGGGTTGCTGGTCAGTGAATCCGATACAGAACTGAAGTTGAAAGACGAAAAGGGAATCATTCGGTCGATCCCTGTCATCTCGATTGAAGCGAAGAAGAAGCAGGACATTTCTCTAATGCCTGGAGACCTTCAGAAGCTGATGACTGTCGAAGAACTTGTGGACCTGGTTGATTACCTGCAGACTCTCAAAGAAAAACGCAGCTAA
- a CDS encoding endonuclease/exonuclease/phosphatase family protein produces the protein MPERDPQQQSARTISAWLTVEKLKTVNWLTVISALVAVAVVIPTVLSLMARWFWPLDLLTHFRIQIAAIQLAVAAILLLIGRFKIAIIPVVALIWNVTWFGEYLIPHRQVDETSVQVDESDLTSNKLRVMSVNVFTRNRNHDRLIEVIRKHQPDIVLILEVNDRWSRALQQLNADYPHSLHSPREDNFGMAVFSRIPFIESGFQQIGRASLPMFRGQVQLDSERIEILGFHVLPPTRTEGAMSRNEDLVAIAQIAEESPHPMIVLGDMNCTPWSPYFRDVCRTGKLRDSRIGFEISGTWPAGNPFVRLPIDHILVSPEFSVTSFSNCNNISSDHLPVLATLRLAK, from the coding sequence ATGCCCGAACGTGATCCTCAGCAGCAATCCGCGCGGACTATTTCTGCATGGTTGACCGTGGAGAAATTGAAGACTGTCAATTGGCTGACCGTAATCTCGGCATTGGTCGCTGTTGCAGTTGTCATCCCCACGGTCTTGTCACTGATGGCCCGGTGGTTTTGGCCGCTGGATTTGTTGACTCATTTTCGAATTCAGATTGCAGCGATCCAATTGGCCGTCGCCGCAATCCTGCTCCTGATCGGTCGCTTCAAAATTGCGATCATTCCAGTTGTTGCGTTGATCTGGAACGTGACATGGTTCGGTGAGTATCTCATTCCTCACCGTCAGGTTGACGAGACTTCTGTCCAAGTCGATGAGTCTGATCTCACGTCCAATAAACTGAGAGTCATGAGTGTCAATGTCTTTACTCGTAACCGAAATCACGACCGATTGATCGAAGTTATTCGCAAGCACCAGCCTGACATCGTGCTCATTCTCGAGGTCAACGACCGATGGAGCCGAGCTCTTCAGCAACTAAACGCCGACTACCCGCATTCGTTGCATTCGCCACGTGAAGACAACTTCGGAATGGCAGTTTTCAGTCGCATTCCGTTCATCGAGTCTGGCTTTCAACAGATTGGCCGAGCATCACTGCCGATGTTTCGCGGACAAGTACAACTGGATAGTGAGCGTATCGAAATTCTTGGCTTTCATGTGTTGCCTCCAACCCGTACGGAAGGAGCAATGTCGCGGAACGAAGACCTCGTTGCGATCGCTCAAATTGCGGAAGAATCGCCCCATCCGATGATCGTTCTCGGCGACATGAATTGCACTCCCTGGTCGCCATACTTTCGAGACGTCTGTCGCACCGGAAAATTGCGAGATTCACGAATCGGCTTTGAGATCTCCGGGACCTGGCCCGCGGGGAATCCATTCGTCCGGCTGCCGATCGATCACATTCTGGTTAGCCCGGAATTCTCCGTGACAAGCTTCTCAAATTGCAACAACATCAGCAGCGATCATCTCCCGGTCTTGGCGACGCTCCGACTGGCAAAGTGA